CAGTTTTTGAATGAAGCTTCACTCGATTCAATACATGTAACGGTTGACATTATTCATAAAGGTAGGTATATGGCTGATGAATCATAGCCCGATCGATCGGCTGTCGAGCACAGGGAATGATGTGCTTGACAGTCTCATCTGTAATAAATATAATAACAGTAAGCTCGAGGCGGGAGGTCGATTGAACGGATGAACAGCGAATTTACGATTGCGGTGCACAGTCTTGTACTGCTGGCCTATCGTCCTGATCATTCGGCAACGAGCGAGCTGATTGCGGGCAACGTCTCCACGCATCCGGCCCGTGTCCGCAAGGTGATGAGCGTTCTGAAGAAGTGCGGCTATGTCGCCACGAAGGAAGGCGCGGGCGGCGGCTACACGCTGTCCTGTGATCCAACTGAAGTGACACTTGGTGAGATCTATCGCGCGACGTCGATCGGCTCGATCAAGCCGGGCTGGTGCTCAGGGTCCGAGGAGGGCGACTGCATGATCGCCTGCAACATGACCGAGGTGATGGACGGCATCTTCTCGGAAGCGGAGGAGCGTATGCTGACCTTTCTTGAGCAGATGAAGATTGCGGAGGTTCTGGAGCGTGTACGCGTGGTTCAGAAGGAGCGGGTGTAGTTTGTTTTTAGTCTAACTGTCACTTTTTCTGTAACAGTTAGGGAGGCGGAGCGGTTTTATAGTTTAGGAGCCTGTTAATTCAGAATAGGAGTGAGTATATTATGGCCATTGTGAATGTGAAGGATAGCGAATTTAAGCAGACGGTAGGTCAAGGTGTTGTTCTGGTCGACTTCTGGGCGCCTTGGTGCGGTCCGTGCAAAATGATCGCTCCTGTGCTGGAGGAGCTGAGCGGCAAGCTGGGCGACTCGGTGACGATCGCTAAGGTGAACGTGGATGATAATCCCGAGACAGCTGGCGCATACGGTGTCATGAGCATTCCGACGCTGAAGCTGTTCAAGGATGGCGTCGATGTCGGCACACAGGTAGGCTTCCGTCCGGCTGCTGAGCTGGAGGCTTGGGTGAAGTCGCAGCTGTAAGCTTTGATATCTTGTAATTGTAAGCAGCCTCTGCACAAGTGCAGGGGCTATTTCCAGCTTCAGCGTCGTAAATGTATAGATAGGGCAGGAAATCGGCTGTCCGATAGGGAAGACAATAGGGCGGCCTGTATAAGAAGCCGGGGAATAGGGATGGATTGGAAGGCTAAAGCTAGAGTCAATACATTTCCCGGGAGGAGGAGACGGTGCATGCTGCCTACGATATTCGTCGCGCATGGACTGCCGACGCTGGCTATGGAGCATAGCCGGTATACGAGCATGCTGCAAACGCTCGGGGCTACGCTTCCGAGGCCCGATGCGATCGTCATCATTAGCGCGCATTGGCAGACGATACGGCCGCATGTTGGAGCGCCGATTCGGTTCCGAGCGATCCACGATTACTTCGGATATCCGGAGGAGCTGTACCGACTGGAATATGAGGCAAGCGGTGATATCGCCCTCGCTCTGCAGATTAATAAGCAGCTCGAGCTGGAAGGGATTCACGCGGAGCTTGATGATGAGCGCGGTCTCGATCATGGCGCATGGAGCGTGCTCAAGTGGATGTATCCGCGCGGTGACGTGCCGATCGTCAGCATGTCGGTCTGTCCGTCCCGCGTGCCGGAGGAGCATTATCGGATCGGCAGAGCTATTGCGGCCCTGCGTCAGCGCAATGTATTGGTTATCGGAAGCGGAGGCACGGTACATAATTTGGAGCAGCTCGCTTGGAGCGATGAGACTGTCACCAGCTGGGCGCTCACATTCGATCAGTGGCTGCAGGATCGGCTGGAGACGTGGGACATCGATCGCTTGTTCCATTACCAGGACGAGGCGCCGTGTGCGGCGGAGGCGATGCCAACTCGCGACCATCTTGCACCGCTGTTGATTGCGATGGGAGCCGCTCACGAGGGCAAGAAGGCGAAGCTGCTGCATCGCCAGTACCAGAACGGATGCTTGTCGCTCAGCTGTTGGATGTTCGGTTAGAGGGTAGTGGGCCAGTTCATTCAGTAGAGGCACGGCTATCATTTCAGGACGAGGTGATCAGAATGAAGCAAGGATGGAGGCTGTTGTGGCCACACAGAGGCGGTCGTACGAAGTTGCAGGATCGGCGAGGACGATACGTCTGGCTTGGGTGCGGGTTGGCTGTATTATTGGCGAGCTGCAATAGTGGCGGCACCGACCCCGGCAGCGGCCCGGCCCGTGAGCAGCCTGTCGAGAGCGTCTTCAAGCAGCAGCCTGCGGATGCGCAAGCGCCGAAGCCGATACAGCCTGCGTATACGGCTCCGTTGACGGGAGCCGCGATGGATGCACCGAATACGTCGCGCCCGTTCATGGTCGTCGTCAACAATGCGCCGCAGGCGAGGCCCCAGAGCGGGCTGTCACAAGCGGATATCGTGTACGAGGTGCTGGCCGAAGGCGAGATTACGCGGCTGATCGGCTTGTTCCAGAGCAGCTCATTCGAAGGACCGGTCGGTCCGGTGCGCAGCATACGGCCTTATTTTATAAGCATAGGACAAGGATATAAGGCGATTCATGTACATGCGGGTGGCAGTCCGGACGGCTACAGCTTGCTTGCCGATGAGCGTCTTGCGCATCTGGACGAAATTACGAATGCGGGGGCGTTGTTCTGGCGGGACAAGGCCCGCAAGGCGCCGCATAACCTGTATACGAGCCTTAGCCAGCTGAAGGAAGGCGCAGCTAAGCGAGGTCTAAGTCAGGAAGTGGCGGCTGATCCGGTCTATACGTTCGTACAGAAGGACAGCGATGCGCAGGAGGCGATGAGTGCTCAGCAGGTGGAGGCGACGAAGCTTGAGGTGACGTTCCTCGTGCAGTCTTATCGCGTGTCGTATACGTATGAGGATGCAACGCATCTATACAAGCGGGCGATTAATGAGCAGCCGCACGTCGACTTGAACACAGGCGAGGCGCTGTCCGCGGCGAACGTCGTCGTCCTCGGTACGAAGCATCGCGTGCTGGATCGTGAAGGGCGGCGAGACGTCACGCTGATCGGCTCTGGTCCAGCCGTACTGTTCCAGCGGGGGAAGGCAAGAACGGTGGAGTGGAGCCGTCAGCACGAGGACGACCCTGTCCGCTTGTACGAACAGGGTCGCGAGGCTGCGCTTCAGCCGGGACAGACTCACGTGCTGATCGTTCCGGATCAGCCGAGCTTCGACTCACATCTGTCTTATGGTGTGAAGTAGTCTGCTAAGCTAGACTTCCACGCTTCAATATATGGATCAGTCGCCCAGTGAAGCATAATGATCTGCTCGCCTGGCTGCAGCTGAATGGTGAGCAGAGGGTTCGGCAGCATGACGCTCTGGAGCGGGTATATGACGAGACTGCTCGCCGTTCGAACGAGCGCGATGTCTTGATTCGGCGAGGTGAAGGCGTCAAGCGCTGCAGGCTGTGTGCTCCGAATATGACTCCACGGGACAGCCAGCTCGTCGTGGGCTACGATCGATTCCGGCAGC
Above is a genomic segment from Paenibacillus sp. YYML68 containing:
- a CDS encoding Rrf2 family transcriptional regulator; protein product: MNSEFTIAVHSLVLLAYRPDHSATSELIAGNVSTHPARVRKVMSVLKKCGYVATKEGAGGGYTLSCDPTEVTLGEIYRATSIGSIKPGWCSGSEEGDCMIACNMTEVMDGIFSEAEERMLTFLEQMKIAEVLERVRVVQKERV
- a CDS encoding DUF3048 domain-containing protein — its product is MKQGWRLLWPHRGGRTKLQDRRGRYVWLGCGLAVLLASCNSGGTDPGSGPAREQPVESVFKQQPADAQAPKPIQPAYTAPLTGAAMDAPNTSRPFMVVVNNAPQARPQSGLSQADIVYEVLAEGEITRLIGLFQSSSFEGPVGPVRSIRPYFISIGQGYKAIHVHAGGSPDGYSLLADERLAHLDEITNAGALFWRDKARKAPHNLYTSLSQLKEGAAKRGLSQEVAADPVYTFVQKDSDAQEAMSAQQVEATKLEVTFLVQSYRVSYTYEDATHLYKRAINEQPHVDLNTGEALSAANVVVLGTKHRVLDREGRRDVTLIGSGPAVLFQRGKARTVEWSRQHEDDPVRLYEQGREAALQPGQTHVLIVPDQPSFDSHLSYGVK
- a CDS encoding class III extradiol ring-cleavage dioxygenase produces the protein MLPTIFVAHGLPTLAMEHSRYTSMLQTLGATLPRPDAIVIISAHWQTIRPHVGAPIRFRAIHDYFGYPEELYRLEYEASGDIALALQINKQLELEGIHAELDDERGLDHGAWSVLKWMYPRGDVPIVSMSVCPSRVPEEHYRIGRAIAALRQRNVLVIGSGGTVHNLEQLAWSDETVTSWALTFDQWLQDRLETWDIDRLFHYQDEAPCAAEAMPTRDHLAPLLIAMGAAHEGKKAKLLHRQYQNGCLSLSCWMFG
- the trxA gene encoding thioredoxin, translated to MAIVNVKDSEFKQTVGQGVVLVDFWAPWCGPCKMIAPVLEELSGKLGDSVTIAKVNVDDNPETAGAYGVMSIPTLKLFKDGVDVGTQVGFRPAAELEAWVKSQL